TAGAAGAAACCGTCAAGGCTATCACACCTTGGCAAAAAGCGTCCCGAGAGGTCGCCCTTGTGACCGCTGGAATGGGTGGTATCGTTGGCCTTGGTAAAGCAACGGGCACTTCATTTATGGACAGTTTCTTTACTTTCGGTCTTGCTGGTCTTGTGGGATATAGGCATGTTTTGCAATTTCTGCATCTTATTCTAAAAATTAATGTTGTCCTTCAGAGTGGTATGGGGTGTAGCACCTGCTTTACACTCCCCTTTGATGTCTGTAACAAATGCTATATCAGGTTTGGTGAGTATTTTTTGGCAATTGAATTCAGGGAGATCGACGCTAACTCTGGTTACAATTAGGTGGGCGTTGCTGGTATGTTTGTTATGGGCGGAGGATATCTACCAGGGACTGTTCCTCAAGCTCTTGGAGCACTCGCTGTTCTGCTCGCAAGTGTGAACGTCGCTGGTGGTTTTATCTTAACTAAACGGATGCTGGACATGTTCAAACGTAAGACAATGTCCCTACATGATCCGCCCTAGCTCAAATTTCTCCTTAGGGCCGACTGATCCTCCCGAGTATTCTTGGTTATATGCTATTCCTGGAGTGGTATTTACAGGAGGATTCCTAGCAGCAGCTAGCACTGGTATGGCAGGCCTCGTTCAAGCCGGCTATTTGGCCAGCAGTATTCTTTGCATTGGTTAGTTATATAAACGGAGAAGGCTGGTATCTTGGGTATCTGATCATTGTTCACTTTTCTTAGGCTCTCTTTCTGGATTGGGATCGCAGACAACTGCAAGGCAAGGAAATGCTCTCGGAATTCTAGGTGTCAGCTCTGGTGTTCTCGCCTCGTTGGCCGCCGTTGGCTTCCCACCTGAAGTCATTGCACAATTCGCTGGAGTTGCCACTATTGGAGGCATTGTCGGGTCCATCATAGGCAGGCGTGTAACTGCGACAGAGTTACCACAGACCGTTGCACTACTTCACTCTATTGTCGGTCTCTCTGCTGTTTTAACAAGTATAGGAAGCGTACTTCAAGATACTGCTCATTTGTCCACCCTTCATATGGTCACCGCGTATCTTGGGGTAGTTATTGGAGGCATCACATTCACCGGATCAATCGTGGCGTTCCTCAAATTGGCTGCGAAAATGTCCAGCAAACCCCTTGTTCTCCCTGGAAAACACCTTGTTAACGTCAGCTTGCTTGGTGCCAATGCAGCCACAATGGCAGGGTTTTTGACTATGGCAACCCCCACGCCCTTGGTAGCAGCTTCGTTCCTGGGCGCTAGTACAGTTCTCAGTTTCTTAAAAGGGTACACTACAACAGCAGCTATTGGAGGAGCGGATATGCGTATGTGTTTTGGGGCCAACTCCTGTGACCATTCTAATGCTTCTTTGCACTAGCCGTTGTGATTACTGTTTTAAATGCATATTCGTAAGTCTCAATGCTCTATTTTATTAATGCATCTACAATTATGTTTACAGGGGGTTCGCCCTTGTGGCTGAAGGTTGAACCATATCTATTCATCGATTCCCACTTGTTAATGTATACACAGGTTTTATGTTGGACAATCCACTACTGGTCTCCGTCGGTTCCCTTATTGGTGTTAGTGGTTCAATTTTGTCTTACATTATGGTTAGTTATTTCATCACTATCAAGCCGAAACCCATCCTCATTCGATGTGCAAACAGTGTATTGCCATGAACCGATCCCTCACGAATGTCCTCTTTGGAGGAATAAGTGCGCCTGTATCTACTGAAGCTCATAAAATCGAAGGAACGATCACCAAAACAACGGTGGATGATACAGCCGACGCGTTGGCGAATGCAGATAGTGTTATATTAGTATGTGCTTTTGACAATAGGGGGACTATGTTGTTAATGTGGAGGAACCTCTAGGTGGTTGGTTATGGAATGGCAGTAGCGAAAGCACAGTATGCTATATCAGAAATCACCGCTATGCTGCGATCAAAGGGCATCACAGTCCGCGTGAGTTTTCTGACTAATATTCTTACCTCTGGATTACATCTGTCTTTAGTTCGCCATCCATCCAGTGGCAGGCCGAATGCCCGGGCAGTGTAATGTGCTGCTAGCAGAAGCATCAGTGCCATACGATAGTACGTCATCTCCCATATCACAATGCGTTTACACAGTCTTATAATATTCTAGTTGTTCTCGAAATGGACGAGATAAACGATGACTTCAAGGACACCGACGTCACTTTGGTCATTGGGGCCAATGATACAGTAAATCCGATTGCATTAGAACCTGGTTCGGCCATTGCGGTATGTCTATATTTGCTAACCAGATGGCATGGATTGATTTTATAAACCATGTAAAGGGTATGCCCGTCCTCCATGCATGGAAAAGCAAACAAGTCATCGTGATGAAGCGAGGACTTGCTAGTGGCTATGGTCCGTAATTTAGCAACATGCTATGCAGGGTATTATGGCTAATGAAAGCACAGCCGATGTACCTAATCCGATGTTCTATATGCCGGGAACCAAGATGTTATTTGGAGACGCAAAAGATACTTGCGAAGGTAAACCTCACTACAGTTTTAATGAGTGAACGTATCTAATCAGTGCCACTTAATCAGCCATCAAGCGCAGTCTCGAAACTCGCTTTGGGAAGTAAATTTCTTACCGAAATCTTGTATATACCATGTTAGCTGGATGTTTGTATTTTTATTTGTCCAACCGTTTTTGACCAATGTAGTTGCGACTCTGCAATCTATTGAAAGAATGAATCTAACTGCGCTTCTACAATTATACACATTTGCTTGGATTATTGTGCTTCACACCGTCTCAAAAGAAATCTCTAATCAGTCTGTATTCAAAGTGCTACGTATTACTTAAGATTCGTTGGTCATATCTGGTCATAATTATCAACAAGTCCATCATCTTCTAACCAATGAAAGATCCTGGGTATGATAGAAAATTGCGCGTGAAGTGTTAAACTATAAGATTAGGGAGTTGGTCAAACACTAAAGATAGGAAGTCCATAGGTTGTCTTTATTATCGAATAATAAACGATCTTGTTTCAGACTCTGGTGGGTTTGGCGTTGCAACTAATGATGAAGACATGGAGGACAaggatgttgttgaagagaTGGCAGAAAGGTTGACATAGTGTGGTTGCGTGGACGTGAGAGGGTGTTcgtctttcttttcgtttttgAGCCACATCCACGAATCCTTATTGATGGCGAGATTAATACGAGCTGGATGTTGGTTGTAAAGCCATGTGGCAATGAGGACGATAACAGATCCAAGCACGAAGGTGATGGTCATTTGGAAATTGAACAGAGCCACTGAAGCCAGGAAAGAGATGACAATGCTGAGACTGGTGGCAAAGCCTTTGAGAATGTTGTCGGAGTATTTGATGACCATGGCTGTTACCAGCCCACCCAAAACTTGAACCCAGACGgttgcccatgcccatgctcCGAAATTCTCAAATAATGAAGAAGTAAGGCTTTTTCCGATTTGGGCACCATTGCTTTGTTGGTCGAAAATAATAGGTGCGAGTGCGGGCAGAAGTGAAAATAGGGAAAGTTGCACATTGCGAACCCAGAGATCGGCCTGAGAGTTCTTAAGAACCATCTCAAAGTATACGCCAGCAAGGCCAGACGTAAAGCAGGCAGCAAAGACGGCTAAGAAGCCCTTCATAGGATTCATTGAGTGCGCAACAACGTTTGTTGATGGAGCCACCGAAGCCGATTTATCCACGCCGGATTGGATTTGAACGATTCCAACACCGATAGCAAGGAACAACAATGATATCCATTGGGCTGTCGATAGTTTCTTGCGTAAAAGCAAGACGGAAAATGCTGCTGTCGTTAATATCTTCATTTGATAGGTCACTTGAAATGTGGCAGCCTCTAGATTGGATGCAGCCACGTATTGCAGATTATTTTGGATGACTAGCTGGAATGTTACTAACGAGAGCCATGACAGATATAAAGGGAGAATTACCGTAGAGAATAGCGGGAATTGACAGCTTCCAGCAATCTTGACTGAATATTTCCTTCGACAACTTCCGGAGGCGGACAGATAGGCGATTGACGAGCGACCGCTGAGATATGTGAGAGACTTGCCCCACTTCATACGCAGAAGGGGATTCGATACGAGCAAATGCAATAAGAAGGGAGATTGTCCCTTTCAAAATTTCGTTCATTAAAACAGCCGTTGCTGCGGAATAGGTACGTGAAGGTGGAGTAGAGACGCGAGAATAGTGCATGATGATAGTGAGTGCTGAATTTTGAACCGCCAGAGTTACCAATCTGTAGAACAGTACGATATTTCAGCTTCACGTTTAAGCATTCAACGACATTCTACAGTACTGACGAGAGGTACTTGAGGGGTATGCCCCATAGCGACGGGAGGGATTGGGTTGGAGGAGGATTATTCGTCATGGCGAGCTCGATGTCCGAGTCGCGATCGTCATTGTCCTTTGCCTTCAGACTTATACTGAGCTGAGGCAGGTGTGGGTTGGACATGAGATAAATAGGAGGTTAAGAGGCAACCAGGATTTGATCTGGGGCGGTCGTTCTAATAGTTGTTGATTGCGCAGCGTCCAAGCCTTTTCCTAATGCGTCTCGATCACTTTTTTTCTCCTGTCAGATTTAAGGTTACGTTGTATAACGTACAAATCTGACGTGTTCCCATAGTTTGTGCTAGACATATACATGTGTGTACTACCCGGAAAAGCAACTAATCTTGCAGTCTTATAATTCGCCGCACTCTTTATCTGACGACGCTCTTTCTGTCCGAAACACCTTCGTATAAGCCatataaactatatgtagGACTCCTGTAGTTCGCATACGCTTCTGGATTACTGTGAGCTAAGGCCATTTGGGTTAACgatggcagcggcggtgGTGACGGCACACGGGGAGGTTTATCTGTCTTATGAACTTGGGGTTCATGCTGCTCTGAAGCCTGTTCCAGCACCAGGTTCGTCAAAGACATCTGGCTCGCTCCAAAATTCATTGAAGTTAACGAGCCATTGCTCTTACTTCCTACCATTTGGGTTGGTAAAATGACTGGAACATCCGGAACGGGCTCCACTGTCCTTTTATCGGCCATGGCGCCCCGTTTCTTGGGTCGCCTGGCCTCCACAACGCTCATCGAATCATCAGGATATATTGTTGGTTGAGGCGAAGTGACTCCGTACACAGCATCTGTCTTCGGGGATGCTAATCCTAATGCATATGTCAAGGCCTGAGTATCTCTTATCCTTTTTGAATTCGACCTTTGTAACGAAAATTTTTCCTTAGAAAACGAATTCCTTTGGGCAACATTTATCCTTGTGGCTGTTGCAATCGAATACGTTGCACTGGGTAAGGTCGAGATACGGGGATACGCTCCAGCCGCGAAATACCCAGATCTGACCTTCGCTCGTCCTTCAAAATTCTCCGCTACAGGTGTGTCTTGAGGTTGGATATATTCCACTTGGGCAGGAGATGCCACATCTGCTGAATCATAAGCCAGACCAACAAATGAACTTGTGGATTCTCTCTGTTTTTTTGCTTCAATTTGTCGACTCCTTCGATCGCTTGCCTTGGACTTGGAACGCTTCATAATATCGTGACCATCTGCTGTGAATTGCGTTTCCTGGCGATCTTCGTTACTTTGTGGTGCAGAATCAATCGAGGTTTTGCCAAATAAGTTTGACGACGTAGAAAACCGTTTGTTGGTAGTGGCAGTGGCATTAGGAACATTCTGCGAAGATTGCGCGAAAACAATTCCGTTTTCGTGTGCCAGAGGGGTCGTATCAGCCACTGGTGCCGGGTGCTGGATTGGATAATTTAAAGCTCGGGGGCATGAGCTGACATCCTGTGAAGCACGAGTAGCATGAGACTGCACTTCCGGCGCATGAGGGTATTGTATCCAGTTCCAAGTCGGAGCATTATTGCCAGCCATGGAAGACATTCTAGCTTCTCCTCCAAAGAGAGGTGACTCTACAGTTTCCAAGTAATCTTCGTCGGCTTCGACATCCTTCATTACTGGAAGAGAGGGAGTAGGTCTAGGTTGCCGGGTTGGACGAGTACATATTTTTACTATCAAACAAACAccgagaagaagaagtgcAGAGCCGACAGAAAGAAGCACTATGACAACGACCGTGATTTGATGCGACTTTATATTTTCAGgttggctgctgctgctaggATTTAACTGAAGTGTTTCGGATGGAAAAGACACCCTTGTAAATTCAGTAGTCGTGACCGTCGACGACGGTAGGAGCGCAGACAAAAGGGGAGGAAGAGCAGAAAATGTAGCCCTAGCAGGAGTCAATTTAGAAGGACGGGTTACCAGAGTGGGAGTAGTAGGTGCAGGAGTGCCCGTTATTATAATGTCACTAGATATTGCCCCAAGGAGTGGAGACCCAGCGCCAACGGTGTTGGTTACGTTGGTACTTGTTTGCTGCAGGGGTATTGGAATGGCAGTAAtctcagcagcagcgacTCCATAGAAAGTTGTACTCCTAGAGACTGCCGCAATGGTATCACTGTGAGGAACACGAACAGCGGAAATCTTCAATGGTGTATTTTTATTTGTGTGACTAGAAACGTGAAGATCATTAGGCTTTGAGCGTGTCCTTGTGTTTTCCAGTTTCCTGCGTAAACGGCGGACCAAGCGAGGTTTATGAGACCCTTGGGGCTTGCTCTTCTGATGGCGAGCGGCGTTGATTCTCTGAGAGAAACGCATCACTGGGCGAGCAACACGCCGTGTCCTTCGACGGGATGGCATGGTTGTGAAGCAATATCAACTTAATAGCGAGCAGAAACAAGGCGACCAGCGCAAGATTATTTAAAAGAGAGGTGGAATACAGACTTACAGTACAAGCGTCGAAGAGTCGTGGCAGTGCCAAGTATGTCGAAGACGCGACATACATAAGACACGTGATCGTTCCTTACGTTATCCAAATTAGGGATCGGTTCAAGTTAGCAAGTCCTCGGTGTCGACGCCGGGCACAACTTGGTCGCGTTCATGTTGGACGCGCTGAACTCTCTTACTATCTATAACTTTACTATCTCTTCTCTCggaatttcattttttctcgctTCAGTCTTCGTACAGCCTCATCTACTCAAAACCAGTACCTTTACGTACAATTTTACTGTTCAACGGGCGGCTTCGCCGATCTCGAccctttttcctctttccacAACTCAGCTGCCAGGTTCTGCAACCATTTTTTTCTAGCTTCCGCCACACAATAGCACTAGGTGGCTAGGTCACCGCAGATTATGGATGTGTTCGAGGCCAGGTATGGATACAAATACTGTGTTGCACCGCCTTCTTACCCTACATCCAGTGATGCAAACGAAGAATCGCAGGCTACTCAGCTACTTCAAGAGCTCCTGGATCAAAAATCAAGTCCAATCAAAAGACCAGAAGAAGACCGAAACTCAGCTGCATATAAGACGCGGAGCGCACACACCAATGAGATATCTAGCGATTCCATAACGTCCTCCCGTAATTCCAACTCTTTGCCGCATTATCATTTTCACGGTTTGGCCTCCACTCAAACAGAGTCTCAACAACAAGGCGAAGATGAACAGGCGAATGAAGGATCTCAGAAAGAGAACATTGGATCGTTAAAACAGACCAAAGATTTTGAACACTCTAGTCCGTCCCTGGCTAC
This Psilocybe cubensis strain MGC-MH-2018 chromosome 3, whole genome shotgun sequence DNA region includes the following protein-coding sequences:
- a CDS encoding NAD(P) transhydrogenase, mitochondrial produces the protein MGAFNTISEKPPSDGSGVPYSSLTVGVPREVFPNERRVALTPQNAALLRKKGFRNVLVERNAGTEAQFLDEQYAAAGATLVSQEELYKSADILLKVRAPTLGEEIEHLKEGSTIISFLYPAQNKPVVDALAARKVDAFAMDMIPRISRAQVFDALSSMANIAGYKAVLEASNHFGRFITGQVTAAGMDFVPSNTLDRKIPPCKVLVIGAGVAGLSAIATARRLGAIVRGFDTRSAAREQVQSLGAEFIEVDIQEEGGGGGGYAKVMSKEFIAAEMALFMEQCKDVDIVITTALIPGQPAPKLITHEMIAAMKQGSVIVDLAAEAGGNCEATRPGELNVQSGVTIIGYTDLPSRLPTQSSTLYSNNITKFLLSIGGDGKYSIDLKDEVVRGSLIVQNGSVLPPVPRTMPPPVAAPPAKVEETVKAITPWQKASREVALVTAGMGGIVGLGKATGTSFMDSFFTFGLAGLVGYRVVWGVAPALHSPLMSVTNAISGLVGVAGMFVMGGGYLPGTVPQALGALAVLLASVNVAGGFILTKRMLDMFKRPTDPPEYSWLYAIPGVVFTGGFLAAASTGMAGLVQAGYLASSILCIGSLSGLGSQTTARQGNALGILGVSSGVLASLAAVGFPPEVIAQFAGVATIGGIVGSIIGRRVTATELPQTVALLHSIVGLSAVLTSIGSVLQDTAHLSTLHMVTAYLGVVIGGITFTGSIVAFLKLAAKMSSKPLVLPGKHLVNVSLLGANAATMAGFLTMATPTPLVAASFLGASTVLSFLKGYTTTAAIGGADMRFMLDNPLLVSVGSLIGVSGSILSYIMCIAMNRSLTNVLFGGISAPVSTEAHKIEGTITKTTVDDTADALANADSVILVVGYGMAVAKAQYAISEITAMLRSKGITVRFAIHPVAGRMPGQCNVLLAEASVPYDIVLEMDEINDDFKDTDVTLVIGANDTVNPIALEPGSAIAGMPVLHAWKSKQVIVMKRGLASGYADVPNPMFYMPGTKMLFGDAKDTCEAIKRSLETRFGK
- a CDS encoding UDP-galactose transporter gives rise to the protein MSNPHLPQLSISLKAKDNDDRDSDIELAMTNNPPPTQSLPSLWGIPLKYLSLVTLAVQNSALTIIMHYSRVSTPPSRTYSAATAVLMNEILKGTISLLIAFARIESPSAYEVGQVSHISQRSLVNRLSVRLRKLSKEIFSQDCWKLSIPAILYVIQNNLQYVAASNLEAATFQVTYQMKILTTAAFSVLLLRKKLSTAQWISLLFLAIGVGIVQIQSGVDKSASVAPSTNVVAHSMNPMKGFLAVFAACFTSGLAGVYFEMVLKNSQADLWVRNVQLSLFSLLPALAPIIFDQQSNGAQIGKSLTSSLFENFGAWAWATVWVQVLGGLVTAMVIKYSDNILKGFATSLSIVISFLASVALFNFQMTITFVLGSVIVLIATWLYNQHPARINLAINKDSWMWLKNEKKDEHPLTSTQPHYVNLSAISSTTSLSSMSSSLVATPNPPESETRSFIIR